One segment of Manihot esculenta cultivar AM560-2 chromosome 4, M.esculenta_v8, whole genome shotgun sequence DNA contains the following:
- the LOC110613188 gene encoding ent-kaurenoic acid oxidase 2 — MELGSIWVVLICIVGALMVLKMILLRVNGWLYERKLGELQYFLPPGDLGWPFIGNMWSFLRAFKSSDPDSFMGSFITRYGRTGIYKAFMFGRPSVFVTTPETCKRVLLDDDAFKPGWPRSAMELIGKKSFIGISFEEHKRLRRLTASPVNGHEALSVYLQYIEENVVSALKKWATMGQIEFLTEIRKVTFRIIMYIFLGSESEPVMEALEREYTALNYGVRAMAINLPGFAYHKALKARKNLVAALQSVVDQRRKQRKGITLSKKKDMMDALMDVEDENGRKLSDEEIIDILLMYLNAGHESSGHIIMWATIFLQEHPEFLQKAKEEQEEIIKRRPPTQKGLTLKEVREMEYLSKVIDETLRMITFSLVVFREAKSNVNINGYIIPKGWKVLVWFRSVHLDSEVYPKPREFNPSRWDNHTAKAGTFLPFGAGSRMCPGNDLAKLEIAIFLHHFLLKYELERVNPGCSLMYLPHSRPKDNCLARIRKIPCQETEVNE; from the exons ATGGAGCTGGGTTCCATTTGGGTGGTCCTGATATGCATAGTTGGTGCTTTGATGGTTCTGAAAATGATTCTACTTAGAGTTAATGGGTGGCTCTATGAAAGAAAACTTGGTGAGCTGCAGTATTTTCTGCCTCCAGGTGATCTGGGTTGGCCTTTCATTGGTAATATGTGGTCATTTCTCAGAGCTTTCAAGTCCAGTGACCCCGATTCTTTTATGGGATCCTTTATCACCAG ATATGGCCGTACAGGAATCTATAAGGCCTTCATGTTCGGGAGGCCCAGTGTGTTTGTGACAACGCCGGAAACCTGCAAAAGAGTATTACTTGATGATGATGCATTTAAGCCTGGTTGGCCTAGATCCGCCATGGAGCTCATTGGAAAGAAATCCTTCATAGGTATTTCTTTTGAAGAGCACAAACGTCTTCGGCGGCTGACTGCATCTCCTGTCAATGGTCATGAAGCTCTGTCAGTCTACCTGCAGTACATTGAAGAAAATGTGGTATCTGCTTTGAAAAAATGGGCAACCATGGGACAAATTGAGTTTTTGACTGAAATAAGGAAGGTTACTTTCAGGATCATAATGTATATCTTCCTTGGTTCTGAGAGTGAGCCGGTCATGGAGGCTTTGGAAAGGGAATACACGGCACTTAACTATGGAGTCAGAGCCATGGCAATCAATCTTCCGGGATTTGCTTACCACAAAGCGCTCAAG GCTCGCAAAAACCTTGTGGCTGCATTACAATCTGTCGTAGATCAACGCAGAAAGCAAAGGAAGGGCATTACTTTATCTAAGAAGAAAGACATGATGGATGCTCTGATGGATGTTGAAGATGAGAATGGTAGAAAATTGAGCGATGAAGAAATAATTGATATTCTGTTGATGTACTTGAATGCAGGCCATGAATCTTCTGGCCATATCATAATGTGGGCTACTATTTTCCTTCAGGAGCACCCTGAATTTCTTCAAAAAGCTAAG GAAGAGCAGGAGGAAATCATAAAAAGAAGGCCACCAACACAAAAGGGATTGACGCTTAAAGAAGTTCGAGAAATGGAATATCTTTCTAAG GTGATCGATGAAACGCTTCGTATGATAACATTCTCACTTGTGGTTTTCCGAGAGGCAAAGTCTAATGTTAACATAAATG GATATATCATCCCCAAAGGTTGGAAAGTTCTTGTCTGGTTCAGAAGTGTTCACTTGGATTCGGAAGTCTACCCGAAGCCGAGGGAATTCAATCCTTCTCGATGGGAT AATCATACAGCCAAAGCAGGAACTTTCCTTCCGTTCGGAGCTGGAAGCAGGATGTGCCCTGGAAACGACCTAGCGAAGCTTGAAATCGCCATCTTCCTCCACCATTTTCTCCTTAAATATGA GCTTGAACGTGTGAATCCAGGATGTTCATTGATGTACTTGCCTCATTCAAGACCAAAAGACAACTGCTTGGCAAGAATTAGGAAAATTCCTTGTCAAGAAACAgaagtgaatgaatga